The sequence below is a genomic window from Lolium perenne isolate Kyuss_39 chromosome 4, Kyuss_2.0, whole genome shotgun sequence.
TAACTCTactttgtgtaagatgtattaatagatgcatattatgtacctggtattaagtattggttctgatccaacttgtatacaagagcatgtgtggggtgatgtgtgtgttagatggaataGCATGGTTTTACTGATcggatagtgacaacaaattcatgatctattatgacattgccttttcttttgctatctcactagggataaagtgaatgcatgtgctatatgttcgtcacgtgataaaagtgatgatcttgtttgttcaaggtagcatatttgatactcaaacatcatgtcaaataaCTTGTGCCTATACTCTGTTAATTTTTAACACAAGAAtgcatggagttttccctttcttgtgaaGTATAAgatagatgtgttgcatcatctctatgttaggacgtgatgcccatatgaatgcatATCTTACACATATTGAAGTTATATTAtttatatctcattgatgaattgttattaTCCACTACAagttaaaagagagaatagtcaagtgaacccataaaccctggtccaattttaatcataagaaacacctttccatTGCATTTATCTTACTTTCTATTTACATCATTATTTTAattcgaaaatacaaaaatatttagttATCTTATTTGCGAACAAAACCCCAAAACAATCAACTCTTTACTGCTTTTACTTAGTACACTTTACTTTTTTAATTTACTTTACTTTAGTTACTACTTTATTTTACTATTACTAATACGAAACCTTGACAACCACACAGTGGAGTTAGAGACACAAGGCTTTattttgcaggattgctagaagaagagagggagaTAACTCTTTACCCATTcctcgagagttcgatataaaccctcgagtcacccttgtaggGAAAATACTTtgctgacacaacactctgcacttgaagTCCCAACGTCATCAGTGAGCGAGAGGCAAAAGAGACGCAATCAACATGACTGAGGAAAGTTCGAGGGCAAGCTAGGCAAGCAACGAGTTTGATGTGCAGGAGCTCCTCAAGAACCTGAATCTGCATGAGGCGGAGCTCAATGGGGTTATCCTTTGCGAGGAGGATATCAAAATTTGGTTTGAGGTTAAGTGATTGGCAGCAGCTAGGGTTTTGACACGAAAATCTTTCAGCCTTGAATCTCTAAAAAGGTTGATGCATGTTGCATGGTCCCTGACAAGGGAAGTCACGTTACATGTCGTCGAAGATAATATGTTTGTTCTACAGGCCTACTGTTTAGGCTATTGGAAATAGGTCATGGAAGAAGGACCCTGGCTTTTCCGAGGTTGTGCGCTGATGGTCAAACCCTTCGACGGCTCTACCATGATCCCTAGTATGATACAAAGGATGTGCAAGCGCGGGTTCAGACCCATAAGATCCCACCACTCTTCTGTAATAGGAGGTGATAAATCAACTAGCTAGTAGGGTGGGGGAGGTGATTGTTATCGAGCTAGCGACAGTATAAACGAGGACATGAGAGTTTCATATGGCGTGATTGAAGCTGAACTCAACTAGCCCACTGATTCGCTTTGTACTGCTTACTCTTGAAGGACATGGGAGAATGTTTTTGCAAATCAAATATGAAAATTTGCCCAAGTATTGTGAGCACTGCGGTCATATGGGACACATTTATCTTAAATGTGGAACAGGGGAGCATGCAGAGAACACCTTCCAATTTGGGAACTAGATGATGGTTGATGAGATGTACTGGAGGTCAGGAATGCCGTGAGTACGAACTGGCATTCTAGAGAGAGCTGAAGGAGGAAGTAACCGAGCTCCGAGAGGTGGCAGAGGAGGCAATAATATGGGACGTGGACCTGCTGGTGGTCGTATCCAGCGTAGATGGAAACCCAAGGAACCAGGACTTAACTAAGCAAAAAAGAGATCATTGGGTGATGCAGGCCTTGGGGAGGAGAGACACTTTTCTGATACAGCATCCAACAGGCTAAAAAACACTGGTGTCGATAAAAAGAATGGGAAGGAGTTTGAGGCACCAAATGCTAAGAAGCAACTTGATATGGGATCATCCCCTGGAGCGAAATAATCTGAGCTAgtccctccgccgtcgccgcctgctTATGTGCCaccgaaggagaagaagaagcagagaagAGTGGTGGAAGCGGCGAGTGCAAAAGTGGGAGCTGAGAACATGAAAGCTGAGAAGGAGCATGAACAAGAGACAGAGGGCCGCTAAGTGCAATGAGTGTCCTGAGCCATAATTGTCACGAAACTGGCATGGCTGCGACAATCCGTGAACTCCGTGAACTCTGTGATCTGGTGAGGAAATATTCCCCCTCTAATTTTTTGTAGTCAAAACTCAGTTACACAAATTGCGAGTGGAAGGACTAGCCTCGATGCTAGTCAAAACTCAGTTCAGGCCGTAGTGGTGGCCTTGTATTTTTTTGGAATAATGAAATAAAGTTCAAGATTTACCTTATTCTAAATATCACATAGATGCTATTATATATTTGTCTACGATGATTCCATGGCGGCTTACATGTGTGTATGGATAAGCTCAAGTTTATGAATGATACAAGACATGGGATATGTTGAAATTCATTGAATCATCCTCAGATTTCCCCTGGATGTGCATTGGAGATTTTAATGAAGTACTCCATAAGGAGGATTATGTTGATGTCAACGAGCGATGTAGTGCACAGATTGCGGCGTTTTGAAATACGATTGATATATGTGGCCTATCTGACTTAGGCTATGTGGGTCCGGATTGTACTTTTGAGAAAAGAGCGGATTGGGGAAGTTTCTTccgcactcttcttgatcgtgctCGAGCTTCTCCGACCTGGAGCGCACGCTATCCATTAGCCACGGTAGAGAATTTAACGGCTGTATCGTCGGATCACTCCCCGATTTTGGTTTGGTTTGATTCGAGTGAGAGGCATCCAACTAAAAGAGGACGATTGTTCCAATATGAACTCATATGGGAGGCACATGAGGAATTTGAGCCGGTCCTAAAGAAGGTTTGGTAGGAGGCCAGACATGGATCAACGACATCGAAAGTAAAGGAGAAGTTATCTAATCTTTCGCATAGCCTGAAGGATTGGGAGATGGACAACTTTGGCAGTGTTAGGAAAACCCTACAAAAGCTCAAGAGATACTTGGAGGGGATGTGTGCAGCTGTAGGAAGGAAAAATCCAAGCTATGAAGAGACTAAAACATGTGAGCGTATAGCAGAATTGCACCACCGCGAGGAACTAATGTGGAGACAATGCGTGCAATGGCTGTCAGAGGGAGATAAGACACCCACTTCTTCCATCAATGTGCGAGTAgaatgaagaaaaaaaaagatcACGCGGCTCCTTAAGCCGAATGGTGAGTTTACAGACAACCCACATGAGCTCATTGAACTAGCTCGTGATTTTTGCAGTAACCTGTATGAGTCAGAGGGGACTAGCGGGATGGACTAGGTGCTGAACACAGTGCTGCCCAGTGTGACTAGTGATATGAATGTAGGGCTAATGAGCTGTACAGTGGCGATGAGGTGAAATTTGCACTCTATGAGATGTTTCCCACCAAAGCGCCCGGACCTAACGGTTTCCTGCCCATTTCTTTCATAGGAATTGGGACCTATGTGGAGCTGAAGTCACAAGTGCAATTCTTCAAATACTTAGGGGGAAGGATAACCTGGAGGAGATCAATGATACTTTAATAGTCATCATTCCTAAGGTGGCGAGCCCAGCTGAGGGACGGTTTTGACCAATTAGCCTATGCAATGTGGTTTACAAATTTGCCTCAAAGGTGATGGCAACCATAGATTATCTCACAAGAGCAGTCTGCTTTTGTGCCAGGTAGATTCATTACAGATAACATTATTACAAATTATAAGTTCTTACACTTTATGAAGATAAATAACGCCGTCAAACATCGACAGTGTCCTCTGAAGCTGGATATGCGAAAAGCGTATGATCGAGTCGAGTGGTCATACTTGGAAGCAATCATGCTGAGAATGGGTTTTACTCCAGATTGGGTAATACTGATCACGCAGATAGTCTCATGAGTTAAGTTCTCGGTTCTTTTCAATGGTGCACCTACTGAAGTGTTTAAACCTTCTAGGGGTATTAGGAAAGGATATCCTATCTATCCCTATTTGTATTTGCTAGCAGCAGAGGGCCTCCCGTGCCTTTTAAAATCAAGGAGTAATGATCCATCATCGAGCCTATAGGGACTACAGGTGGCGAGTTCTGCTCCGACAGTGAACCACCTCTTATTCGCAGATGATAGCATGTTGTTTTGTGAAAGCGAGTGCGGAAGGAGCATGAGAAGATGCTGATTTGCTTGAAACCTACCGTCAAGCATTAGGACAGAGGATAAACCTAGACAAGTCATATGTTTTCTTTAGCAAAGGATGCCCTGCGGGGGTACGAACTTCTATGAAAGATAGATTGAATGTACAAAATGAGACATTAAATGAGAAGTACACAGGCATGCCCTCTGATGTTGGGCGATCTACTTGGGGAGCTTTTAAATATTTGAGTGATCGGGTCTGGAAATCGGTACAAGGTTGGCTGGAATTACTACTATTGGCGGGAGGGAAGGaaatctattatatattaaaagtaaatTACGGACTCACCAGAAAAAAGAAATTACTGTAGAAAATCTCACAATAATCAGACACATCTGGCCGTCAATTTAACTTAATAACTAATGACAGCCAATGgatttgaagaaaaaaaagagtTCATCAAATTTACCTTGAAGAAAAAAAAGAGTTCATCAAATTTACCCACCAATGCCATCATATGAGTACGACTCATCTCTTTCTCTATTATAAAACATGCATTAGGAGATCCACAAGGTCGCCATGATTCCCTCGGTGCGGTGCAAGATACCAGATCGCTGCATACTTCTCCTCTACCTGTGCGCGCGTTTATTGCCCTGAAAGATCCATGCAAAGGAGCGTATCATGGCCTTGATCTGATCGGGGGTGTGATCGCAGGCGAAGAGGGCCGGTCCAGTCCAACTTCCTTGAATTAGTACGATTTCTGGTACGTGGAGTGGCCGCCCCATCTTCTTCAATTTTTTAGATTTGTTCCATCGACATCTGCACTTTTACTATTCTACTACCTCCGATGTACCATGCCAAGTCACAGTTTAACGATTACATGTTTAGTATGTGTATCTGTATCTAATCAAGGAGCTAGCAGCTGGATTCATGCATGGGATTTTGTTTTCTCATCTACGATTGATCCAATATTTTTCCTATGTGTTGGTGGAGAGAAACCGATGCCCTGTGGGGGCTCGGGTTACATGTTTATATAGCATAGGAAGAGCCCCTATGGTGGCGAATACAAAGGGATACAGGCAAGTGGTGTACTACACCATAATGCCCATATTAAAACTCCAACACCCCCCCTTAATCTAAGCCTGAGGAGAGGTTTAGATTACGTTTGAACTCGTCTAACTTTTTTTCAGACAAAGTTTTTGTAAAACCATCTGCAAGCTGATCCTTGCTAGAGATGAATTTGATGTCTAGTAGTTTGGCCGCAACACGCTCTCGAACGAAATGGTAATCAATCTCGATATGCTTTGTGCGAGCATGGAAGACTGGATTTGCAGAGAGAAAGGTAGCACCAAGATTGTCACACCAAAGACACGGTGTTGTGTTGAGAGAGACCCCAAGTTCTCGGAGTATAGCCTCAACCCAAATAATTTCAGCTGTAGCATTTGCTAATGCTTTATATTCTGCCTCGGTGCTTGAACGAGAGACTGTGGCTTGTTTACGAGCAGTCCAAGAGACCAAATTTGGTCCAAAAAAGATGGCAAATCCTCCAGTAGAACGTCTATCATCAAGATTGCCAGCCCAATCTGCATCTGAAAATGCACTAAGAAGGGTAGATGAGGATCGTTGGAACGTAAGTCCAAGATTCATTGTACCTTTTACATAGCGTAAAATTCTCTTTGCGGCTGTCCAATGTGTGGTTGTAGGAGCATGAAGAAATTGAGACACTTTGTTCACTGAGAAAGATAGGTCCGGACGAGTTAATGTAAGATATTGAAGTGCACCAATGATGCTGCGGTATTGAGTACTATCCTCGGGACCAAGAGGCGTTCCATCATGTAAAGATAAATTTTCATTGATGGAAAGAGGCGTTGGACATGATGTACAACTACTCATGCCAACTTTTGCAAGAAGATCAGCAGCATACTTTTGTTGGGTCAAAACCAAACCATTGGATGTTTTCTTAACTTCAATACCAAGGAAGTAGTGTAAGTCACCAAGATCCTTGAGAGCAAAATTGGCACTTAAATCACGAAGTAGAGCAGAGATAGCTTGTTCAGATGAGCTTGTCACAATAATGTCATCGACATAGATGAGAACATAAATGGATATACTGGCCTTGTTGTATAGAAATAATGAGGTATCGCCTTTGGAGGGGATAAATCCAAGCATATGTAGTTTGGCACTTAGACGAGAGTACCAAGCTCGAGGGGCTTGTTTCAAGCCATACAAAGCTTTATCAAGTTTACAAATATGATGCGGAGCGGAAGAATCCTCAAAACCAGGAGGTTGTCTCATATAAACATCCTCTTCCAGAATGCCATGTAAGAACGCattctttacatctagctgccgCAGACACCAGCCCCTTGACACTGATATAGACAATACAATTCTGATGGTGGCTGCCTTCACAACGGGACTGAAGGtgtcttcataatcaataccGTATCTTTGCTTAAACCCCTTtgcaacaagtcgagctttatacctATCAATGGTGCCATCAGCATTTTTCTTAATGCGATATACCCACTTACAATCAATTATATTGCGTGAAGTGTCAGGGGAAACAAGATGCCATGTCTTGTTTTGTAGCAAAGCGTTATATTCATCTTCCATTGCCTTCTTCCAATTTTTGTCATCAAGTGCCTCACGAATATTACGAGGTTCCCCGGTGGAGGTGAGCATACCATACCGAATAGTACCATCAGTGAAGACTCTTGGTTTTCGAATACCATTTTGTAGACGGGTACGTGCCATTGGCGGGGGTTGTACAGGAGATTGTACAGGACTATTCGCAGAAGGTCCTCCAGAATCGGATTCATTTTGAGAATGCGCAGAAGATCTGGGGGAAGCCGGATCCACTGCCGAATCTTGGCCCACAGCAGAGCTGTCTCCTGACGTGTTGTCGGTGCCAGGTGAGTGGGCCGCCTGCCCAGGAGAGTAGGCCGAGCGTGCGTTGGCGGACGCTTCGCTTTCAACGCGTGACGACGAGGAGCGGTCCCCTGGTGACGCGTCGCGCCATGGATGGTCAGGCGTGCGCTGCTGCTGCTCCAAGAAAGATGCCCGACCAGGTGAGTCTGCAGGTGCTGAATTTTCAGCAGAATCAGCATTAGAGTCCGTGCCATTCTGATGCCAATGATTGCCAAATGATTCTTCATCTGTATTTGATATTTCATGCGCATTTGAACTGATATTTGTGCTGGTCCTTGCTGTATTTTCTTCAGGCATCTGCAAAGGCTCAGCAAAAGGAACAGTAGGAACAATATGCATCGGATCAGCAACATGCAACCCCTCATTGTTAGGTGATGAGTGAGACAAATCTGGTGGCAACAAAAGAATTTCTTTACGAAGTTGGGCGCCCGCATTAGGATGAAGAGAATGAAAGGGAAAAATATTCTCATCGAACACTACGTCGCGAGAGATATAAACACGACCGGTGGATATGTCTAAACATTTTACCCCTTTGTGTAGAGGACTATAGCCCAAGAAGACACATCTTTTCGATCGAAAAGATAGTTTGCGTGTATTGTATGGACGGAGATTGGGCCAACATGCACAACCAAAAATTCGAAGGGAATCATAGTTAGGAGTGATATTGAGGAGTTTTGTTGTAGGGGTTTCATAATTCAGAGTTTTGGTGGGTAATAGATTTATAAGATATGTGGCGGTGAGAAaagcttcatcccaaaattttaaTGGCATAGAGGCATTAGCAAGCAAAGCAAGACCGACTTCAACAATGTGTCGGTGTTTACGCTCAGCGGAACCATTTTGTTGGTGAGCGTGAGGGCAAGAAACATGATGTGAGATTCCTACTTTTTGAAAGAAGGCATTAAGTTTTGTATATTCaccaccccaatcagtttgcatggTGATTATTTTTCGACCAAACTTTCGTTCAACAAGTTGTTGAAAGTTAAGAAAGACTTGGTAAACATCAGAACGCCGTTTGAGTAAATAGATCCAAGTAAATTTACTGTAATCATCAATGAAGCTCACATAATATGAATGTTTCCCAACAGAAACAGGAGCGGGCCCCCAAACATCAGAAAAAATTTGATCCAAAGGACCAGTAGAGACACTTGTAGATATAGGGTATGGCAATTGATGACTTTTCGCCTGTTGACAAGGATCACAAACATAAGGATTTATTTCAGGCGAGTGGAGAAGTTTATTTTTCCTAAGGACTTGTTGAACAATAAAAGACGATGGGTGCCCTAGACGACAATGCCATGTTGATGAAGACGGCTTGACGGTGACGAAGGCATGCTTCTGAGACCCTGTTGCTATAGGCACAAGAGGGTAGAGACCGCCATGACAAGGACCTTTAAACAGGATTTGCTTCGTTTCCTGATCCTTAATCAAGAAGAAAAAAGGGTGAATTTCTACAAAGGCATTGTTGTCTAGAGCAATTTTATGTGCGGATAATAAGTTTTTGGAGGCATTAGGAACATGCAAAATATTTCGGAGTTGTATGGAATTATGAGGGGTGTACAATGTTGCATGACCAATATGCTTGATTTCCATACCTTTTCCATTTGCAGTATGAACTTGATCACGCCCTTTGTAGGTATCATGGGTGGAGAGTTTGTTTAACTCGCTAGTGATATGATCCGTAGCACCACTGTCAATATACCAATTAGTGTCAACTCCATAGGATGCAATGTTTGCACCTTTGTGATCACCTGATGAGTCATCATCTTTATCATTGCCCGAGTAACGCCACCAGCACTCGTTTGCGGCATGACCATATTTGCCGCAGATTTGGCAAGTGGTATCTTGAAAGGGAGATGGTGTGCGACCACGTCCACGGCCACGACCATTGTTGAAGGAGGTACGACGACCCTGATTACGACCATTAGAGCGTCCACGCTGATTGCCGTGGCCTCCATTATACCCTTGACGGCGATAATTTCCACCTTGGTGACGAGTTGCTGCATTGGCCGATGAAGAAAACGAGCCCTTGCCTTGACCATTTTCAGAGAGCATCTGCTGGCGGTAATCATATGCACTGAGCTGAGAGCATAACTCGCTGAGAGTGGTGTTCGGATTAGCATTCACCGAAGCAACAAGAGAATTATAATCACCATCAAGGCCGTTTAGAATATATTCCTTGAGTTCTTCATCATCAATTACACGGCCTGCTGCAGTCAATTCCGAGGCAAGACCTCGCATTTTGGAGATGTATTTGGTGGCAGAGAGATCATTCTTCTTGGTAGTAGCAAGAGCACCGCGGATCATCGACACTCTGCTCTTGGAGTGAGAGGAACATAGATCTTCCACGGCTGCCCAAACTTCAGCAGAGTGCTCAAGGGTATACACATGGGTAAGAACATCACGGGACAGAGATTTAACTAACCAACTCAGAACTTGCTGATCGCGAGAAATCCAAGTAGCGTAATCTGGATTTGGCACCATACGTGTTGTGTTTTCAGCTTCAACCTCCAGAGTCCTGGGCGGACACGCGTCGGACCCGTCAAGCAGGTCCATGACCATCGCTCCGCGGAGGGCAGGGAGAACCTGCGCCATCCAGAACAGATAATTTTCCTGGGTAAGCTTCTCTGTTGGCGGCGAACCAAGAGCGGCCGCCAGTGACGCCGCTGTTGATGAAGAG
It includes:
- the LOC139839354 gene encoding uncharacterized protein, which translates into the protein MAASSSSTAASLAAALGSPPTEKLTQENYLFWMAQVLPALRGAMVMDLLDGSDACPPRTLEVEAENTTRMVPNPDYATWISRDQQVLSWLVKSLSRDVLTHVYTLEHSAEVWAAVEDLCSSHSKSRVSMIRGALATTKKNDLSATKYISKMRGLASELTAAGRVIDDEELKEYILNGLDGDYNSLVASVNANPNTTLSELCSQLSAYDYRQQMLSENGQGKGSFSSSANAATRHQGGNYRRQGYNGGHGNQRGRSNGRNQGRRTSFNNGRGRGRGRTPSPFQDTTCQICGKYGHAANECWWRYSGNDKDDDSSGDHKGANIASYGVDTNWYIDSGATDHITSELNKLSTHDTYKGRDQVHTANGKDLSHSSPNNEGLHVADPMHIVPTVPFAEPLQMPEENTARTSTNISSNAHEISNTDEESFGNHWHQNGTDSNADSAENSAPADSPGRASFLEQQQRTPDHPWRDASPGDRSSSSRVESEASANARSAYSPGQAAHSPGTDNTSGDSSAVGQDSAVDPASPRSSAHSQNESDSGGPSANSPVQSPVQPPPMARTRLQNGIRKPRVFTDGTIRYGMLTSTGEPRNIREALDDKNWKKAMEDEYNALLQNKTWHLVSPDTSRNIIDCKWVYRIKKNADGTIDRYKARLVAKGFKQRYGIDYEDTFSPVVKAATIRIVLSISVSRGWCLRQLDVKNAFLHGILEEDVYMRQPPGFEDSSAPHHICKLDKALYGLKQAPRAWYSRLSAKLHMLGFIPSKGDTSLFLYNKASISIYVLIYVDDIIVTSSSEQAISALLRDLSANFALKDLGDLHYFLGIEVKKTSNGLVLTQQKYAADLLAKVGMSSCTSCPTPLSINENLSLHDGTPLGPEDSTQYRSIIGALQYLTLTRPDLSFSVNKVSQFLHAPTTTHWTAAKRILRYVKGTMNLGLTFQRSSSTLLSAFSDADWAGNLDDRRSTGGFAIFFGPNLVSWTARKQATVSRSSTEAEYKALANATAEIIWVEAILRELGVSLNTTPCLWCDNLGATFLSANPVFHARTKHIEIDYHFVRERVAAKLLDIKFISSKDQLADGFTKTLSEKKLDEFKRNLNLSSGLD